From one Lycium ferocissimum isolate CSIRO_LF1 chromosome 5, AGI_CSIRO_Lferr_CH_V1, whole genome shotgun sequence genomic stretch:
- the LOC132055970 gene encoding oleosin H2-like yields the protein MAERHQQHQQQMQVGHPTDAIKSLLPQRGPSKSQVLAVVTLFPVGGALLCLAGLTLAGTLTGLALATPVFLLFSPVLVPAALTIALAVTGFLTSGAFGITALSSLSWMINYMRGMRGSGGVGEQMEHAKRRVQETAGHMGQRVGQKIQDTART from the coding sequence ATGGCTGAGCGCCACCAACAACACCAGCAACAAATGCAAGTTGGTCACCCAACTGATGCTATCAAGAGCCTTCTTCCTCAAAGGGGTCCTTCAAAATCCCAAGTCCTTGCTGTCGTCACTCTTTTCCCTGTCGGTGGGGCCCTTCTCTGCCTAGCTGGACTTACCCTCGCTGGAACTCTCACTGGCCTTGCCCTTGCGACACCCGTTTTCTTGCTGTTCAGCCCAGTTTTGGTCCCGGCTGCACTCACGATCGCGTTGGCGGTCACGGGTTTCTTGACATCTGGAGCGTTTGGGATAACGGCGTTGTCGTCGTTGTCGTGGATGATTAATTATATGAGGGGAATGAGGGGTTCAGGTGGAGTTGGAGAGCAGATGGAGCATGCAAAGAGGAGGGTGCAGGAAACTGCTGGACATATGGGACAGAGAGTTGGCCAGAAGATTCAAGACACTGCTAGAACTTGA